From Megalobrama amblycephala isolate DHTTF-2021 linkage group LG8, ASM1881202v1, whole genome shotgun sequence, the proteins below share one genomic window:
- the vdrb gene encoding vitamin D3 receptor B, with protein MTLTVSSPPSSPTEMESAVSTSTQVPDEFDRNVPRICGVCGDKATGFHFNAMTCEGCKGFFRRSMKRKASFTCPFNGSCTITKDNRRHCQACRLKRCLDIGMMKEFILTDEEVQRKKDLIQRRKDEEAQREAQKPRLSDEQRHIIDTLVDAHHKTYDDSYSDFSRFRPPVREGPVTRSASRAASLHSLSDASSDSFSHSPESGDRKMNLSNLLMMYQEQGLSSSPDSKEDEGTGLSMLPHLADLVSYSIQKVIGFAKMIPGFRELTAEDQIALLKSSAIEVIMLRSNQSFSLEDMSWSCGGPDFKYCVNDVTKAGHTLELLEPLVKFQVGLKKLNLHEEEHVLLMAICLLSPDRPGVQDHVQVEALQDRLSEVLQAYIRAHHPGGRLLYAKMIQKLADLRSLNEEHSKQYRSLSFQPEHSMQLTPLVLEVFGGQVT; from the exons atgactCTGACTGTCTCTTCTCCTCCTTCATCTCCTACAGAGATGGAGTCAGCCGTTAGTACATCCACTCAAGTGCCAGATGAGTTTGACCGTAATGTTccacggatctgtggtgtgtgTGGAGACAAAGCCACTGGCTTTCACTTTAATGCGATGACCTGCGAGGGCTGCAAAGGCTTCTTCAG GCGCAGTATGAAGCGCAAGGCCAGTTTTACCTGTCCTTTTAATGGAAGCTGCACCATCACTAAAGATAACCGTCGCCACTGCCAGGCCTGCAGACTCAAGCGTTGCCTGGATATTGGCATGATGAAAGAGT TTATACTGACTGATGAAGAGGTTCAGAGAAAAAAGGATCTGATCCAGAGGAGAAAGGATGAGGAGGCTCAGAGGGAGGCGCAGAAGCCCCGGCTCTCAGACGAGCAGCGCCACATCATTGACACGCTGGTGGATGCGCATCACAAAACCTATGATGATTCCTACTCTGACTTCTCACGTTTCAGA CCTCCAGTTAGAGAGGGTCCAGTTACACGTAGTGCCAGCCGAGCTGCGTCTCTTCATTCATTATCAGATGCCTCCTCAGACTCCTTCAGCCACTCTCCAG AGTCAGGAGATCGTAAGATGAATCTGAGTAATCTGTTGATGATGTATCAGGAGCAGGGTTTGAGCTCCAGCCCGGACTCAAAGGAAGATGAGGGCACCGGTCTTTCCATGCTTCCTCACTTGGCTGACCTGGTTTCCTACAGCATTCAAAAAGTCATCGGCTTTGCAAAGATGATTCCTGGATTCAG AGAGCTGACAGCTGAAGATCAGATTGCTTTGCTGAAGTCCAGTGCTATAGAAGTGATCATGCTAAGATCCAACCAGTCTTTCAGTCTAGAGGACATGAGTTGGAGCTGTGGAGGACCAGACTTTAAATACTGCGTCAACGATGTGACAAAAG CTGGACACACTCTAGAGCTTTTGGAGCCTCTGGTGAAGTTTCAGGTGGGCTTGAAAAAGCTCAACCTACACGAGGAGGAACATGTGCTGCTGATGGCCATTTGTCTGCTGTCTCCAG ACCGGCCCGGGGTGCAGGACCACGTGCAAGTGGAAGCATTGCAGGACAGGTTATCCGAGGTTCTGCAGGCGTACATCCGCGCGCATCACCCGGGGGGCCGTCTGCTCTACGCTAAGATGATCCAGAAGCTGGCGGACCTCCGTAGCCTGAACGAAGAGCACTCCAAGCAGTACCGCTCCCTTTCTTTCCAGCCCGAACACAGCATGCAGCTGACCCCTCTGGTGTTGGAAGTGTTCGGCGGACAGGTCACCTAG